A section of the Leptospira semungkisensis genome encodes:
- a CDS encoding SprT-like domain-containing protein has product MPEKGFGNFSVLKSQESRLSEDWERLLRSAWEELKVRSRRFRSESLQSVQIKFYPYRNGNNSILYKKGILFAKFHSSLLDADSRIPESLAYLLLSRLFGLKPEPRHKEDVMDFLNSLPERKNTKQISRLSSKGKFYDLSDIMNRIIQEYFPKIDPKLISIFWSDRIGTRRLGSYEKQTMSIRISPVLDHPKVPSLVIEHVVHHEILHHILPVRRINGKNSIHSPQFKVLEKRYVRYREAINWLKKEYPNFLISLRKENRSRNTSSI; this is encoded by the coding sequence AGCCGACTCTCCGAAGATTGGGAGAGATTACTGCGCTCTGCTTGGGAAGAACTCAAAGTAAGATCGAGACGATTTCGTTCCGAATCGTTGCAATCCGTTCAGATCAAATTCTATCCTTATAGAAATGGCAATAATTCGATCCTTTATAAAAAGGGAATATTATTCGCGAAATTTCATTCTTCTCTATTAGACGCCGACTCAAGGATCCCGGAATCCTTGGCGTATTTACTTCTTTCTAGACTATTTGGACTTAAACCGGAGCCAAGGCATAAGGAAGACGTAATGGACTTTCTGAACTCACTTCCGGAACGAAAGAATACTAAGCAGATTTCCAGATTAAGTTCGAAAGGAAAATTTTACGATCTATCCGACATTATGAATCGGATTATCCAAGAATACTTTCCTAAGATCGATCCGAAATTGATCTCTATTTTTTGGTCGGATCGTATAGGAACAAGACGCTTAGGAAGTTACGAAAAGCAAACCATGTCGATCCGAATTAGTCCCGTTCTGGATCACCCAAAGGTCCCTTCATTAGTCATTGAACACGTTGTGCACCATGAGATACTACATCATATTCTCCCTGTCCGTCGGATCAACGGTAAGAATTCAATCCATAGCCCTCAATTCAAAGTATTGGAAAAAAGATACGTTAGATACCGAGAGGCGATAAATTGGTTGAAAAAGGAATATCCAAACTTTCTAATTAGTCTTAGAAAAGAAAATCGTTCCAGAAATACTTCCAGCATTTAA